cgtatggtcttcgaagtcaagcatcgtcggcgatggttgatacttggatgggtgaccgttttctcgggtacagaaattaaacatgctttaacaggtacaactgtcgctgaaacatgtatagtctcttcttcctcttacaaaattatcgtagagataatttgaacttttaattttttgttagttttttttcaattctcaaaaactgttaaaaatacttagaaatatttaaaaaattttctaaattaatcggaattttttattttttaaatttttctgagaaacgtttcaattcttataaaaaatcgatacatttatcaaaaatcctaaaaaaaaaaatctaaaaaatctgacaaaaagtggtcattgtttgctgttcctgaggatgtcctgaggaaatcCTATGGTATCCTCAGAACATCCGatggactgtcctcaggatgtcctgaggactaaaaagtggcgctcgtttgctattcctcaggatgtcctgaggacgttccgggataaaatcaggacgtcctcaggatatccacgaagtccgtcctggatgtcctgaggacgtccgtgtgctatctgggtaatgTCCGATAAATAATGCGGCGAATTATTAgcagattaaatataattaatattattaattatatatattctattttattacatctataattataataaatttacatacataatagTGTAAAGTATCTGGCATTGCccggatatttataatttatatttatttaaaatattatataaaaaaaatattttttataaaagcaaaacGATATGAGCCGTACTGCCAACAATTGGTCTTCACATGCAGGCGCGCACGCTCATTAGCTCAgatgtttgaaaaaataatctatatatacTAAATAGAATGTCAGTCTGATTAAATTGATATCACTTTATTCtgctaaatatatattgtaaccgtgctcgcgagcgacggccaacttcgcctccgtccctggtcgcggcccttagccgcccgggtgtcggggcgaccGTTTCTAGCAAGGTTTTCTACACAAATATTCGGTTGGGCGtcaggtacgttaagcgtaccactcttcTCGTAATTTGCGGAAGACTGCTCTCAAATTAACTAAATCGCGAAAAGAATAAGCCTCGTAAGCGAGCGGGGCGTTAACGGCTCCGATAGCCAGCTACTCAGCCCTAAAATGGTAGAGGAAGAGGTTTGGCGGATGGAATCAGGAAGGTGAGAGAATTATTGacacaacgtaaatttaacaataaaattaacaaatatatttgacagTAAGTAATACAGAATTAGACGGCTCTATTGAGCGGCAATAGTGACTTACGCGCGTTGCAAGCTGACGACCGCTTGAAATCAAGTGTTGCGAAAACGAAATAATTAACGGACGGATTATTTTGCGTACGCGGGAATTCTCCGACTTGTCTACGCTTTATCCTGCGTCGCTAGTGGATGCCGAACTCCCGATAGGATAACGGCTTCGCCAAGGGCTTCGAACGGGACAAACAGTAACTGCGAGCCCGCGCTAcacgcgacggactcgtgcTCTTCCACACGTTACAAGATCTCGCGAGTAAtatgcgcgataattattCTGAGCTCGTCAACGAGGCGGTACAAGACAAGGATATGAAATTAGACGAAAGCGCAATTGACAGAGATTCGCGGTGCCGATGCGACAGATTAAATCCAATTTTACTAACAATACATTACAAACATCATATATCACAAACATCAAtacgtcacacacacaaaaatacacttttgcgtccgctcccgagcaGGAGGACGCAGGACCCGCGTAATGTTAACGCGTAGGGGCCAATGAggcccttgtgacggacagcagcctgcggctgtcacgtcacaatatatgtatttttttaaatatatctaatttattatgCTAATGCTTTCGgttacacaatatttttagttttcctCTCCGAAgcgaaaatgtataaatgttttGATGTGTCTaatcatatctttttttatttaaaaaataagatttaaatatgctaaaaaaagtttatttgcaTGTAATCCAGATGAAATCATTTGTAATCCGATGCAATTATTTGTAATCGTatgaaatcaaattaaattatgtaatccGTGGGACAATATTTTAGCTAGTGGTTACCCCCTCGTTTTcgttttaatatgtttatattttaaatcaagcACCAAAATTATTTCGGAAGTGCtacaaaactaaaataaagcGAAAAATTGTAGCAGGCAAATTAACGCCTTTTTCAATCGGCTTCCCAGTTAACGTGTTTTCCTATCGATTTCCGAGTTAACGCCTTTTTCAATCGGCTTCCAAGTTAACTCCCTTTTCGAACGGCTTCTAAGTTAACGCCCTTTTATTCGAAAGCGACGATATATAGGGTGTTACAaaagcatcggatttgcttagcaccatgcgatagagaaatctaagaagaaatgtttaatactatttttcgatgcggtaaatagtttcgccttaattcatcattgtaataagtcaataagcgCGAAGGTACAAGACAAAGTCAGTGACGAAGAATGCGTGAAGTTGActccttgttattaaaaattaaaaaatgctaataattatcgataaaattctttagaagGCTACCAAATTTTCAATAGAACTGTCGGTTACcgagaaatatttccattttgacgggacttagaaaatattcaaatttgtatcttcaactaaagaaattttttattccgcagCTTACAGTTTCGAGTGCTAATAATCACCGATAGAGTTCTTCAGGCGGCTACCAGAACTGCCGATtaccgaaaaaaaattttacctcTAGATAGACAAATCTTTGTAAGACCTACAgcggtaaaatttttttcggtcATCGGCAGTTCTGGTAGCCGCCTAAAGAATTCTATCGGCGATTATTAGCACTCGAAGCTGTAAGctgcggaataaaaaatttctttagttaaagatacaaattcgaaaattttctaagtcccgtcaaaatgaaaatatttctcgGTAACCGACAGTTCTATTGAAAATTTGGTAGCcttctaaagaattttatcaataattattagcattagaagcattttttaatttttaataacaaggagtcaacttcacgcattctccgtcactgactttctcttgtacctcCGCGCTTAATGtcttattacaatgataaattaaagtgaaactatttaccgcatcaaaaaatagtattagacatttcttcttagattttcattctctatcgcatggtgctaagcaaatccgatgcttttgtaacaccctatatatatatatatgtatatatatatacagggtgtctggtatttttttatgggatgtttatgagcaggtagagcgcataaaactgaacagaaaagtgccttaccgtttttccatttttgcaatagttaacaagttagtaacttgtaaaattttctgtattagtccggcctaccggcaaatgcaagcgcgccgaGCACCCGGCcacggcggccgcccctccccagcgcttgaatcttgagattgctaggcgcgcgggggaaattgttacaacaagcgacaatggctacgcacaagcgacgcgtaacgctaaattctcccttcgagttatgatagttccttatcttttttaatgaaaataaaattttttaacaacaaaaagtatgtgtgtacgtatacatacatgtgtacaaaaatatcagttgtaatgcttaaagaagtgattactaaatttatttttttaataaataacgattatttttaataaaaaatatttttttgatgatagtcttaaacgtcgtaaactgtcattataaattttaaaagaagctgttatcatatgttcgaaacaaaatttatgcttcttcaaaaaacattagaaaattttatcgattaaaatggaaatgacaaccaaataaaatgtttgtttcaactttatattcttaattaaaaattaaataactaggatttttaataaaatgaatctttgtgatagacttattgTTCAAGACTGCGTGAATCTCTCAACATTAGGAGATTCACGCAAAACGATGCTCGGAAGGCGACGGGAATTCGACAGCACACATCGTGAGCCTGgcgaatatttattgtttatccGCTTAATCCCATTGTTTTCTCCACGCTAAGAACAGGCTTACGCTGTGTGCACTACACGGTCACCCGTTGCCGAGCTGCGCACAGCGCGTTGACTCTTGTAGCGCCGCTTTCGGGATGCGCTCGAGAGCCAATCGCGAGTGAATGCGCGAAAGCGCGCATGGCAAAGGCGCTCTCGAGCGCGAAAAGGAGCTCCTCCTTTTGGCCCTTCGGTCGTCGCGATGTTTTTGGAGAGTTCATCACTCTTTTGAGAGAACTCCACCGATCTAGTAAAAGTCAACGGCAGTATCTTTTCCGGAGTCAAGTCCGAAAAGCGTCTCGCGAACCTTATCCGCTCCGCGCGCGAGTAATAACCTTTGCGATTAACGTGCCTACAATTAAGAATTCtgcattaaatgtaaatagaaTCAGTTTTTGTGTgactttaaaatacattgaatgaaactaattataattgatatctATTGACTCAACCGCTTTCCTCCTCCTTGGCGCTGTCGCGAACATTGctggtccttcgagccggattCCGAGTGAACGCGTTCGTGAGAGTGCCTCCGCCGTGTCGTCTGTGTTCAGCATCTAAAAAAAGAGGACAAAATAAATCATGAGCAAGGAACTGCTTGCCCTGTTGACCACCCAAAGCGACCTCCACGGTCGCATGGCCAGAACGATTTCCAATCTGAAGAAGATGGGCGCGGACAACATCACGCTCCACGCGGTTGAGACCCGAATGTCGCTCCTCGACAAACTGTGGGAAAAATTCGAGAGTCACCATGATCTGATTCGAGCGGCCTACGGGGACAAATTTGATGAGAGTGAGTATAACACTACCCAATTCTTCGACTTCGCGGAGAACACGTACGTGTCGCAACGCAGCATACTCAACGACTATGCGAAGAGATTCCAAGGTCCTCCAGCCCAGGCATCCACACCAAACGAGTTGCGCGTTGACCCTTCCACTAAAACGTCTTTGCCGCGCTTAAAAATTCGGTCGTTCTCGGGCACGTATGAAGATTGGCCATCGTTCCGCGACCTTTTTTTGTCAATGGTGGGCGACAACCCGTTGCTGTCCGACGTCGAAAAACTTCATCACCTCAAATGTAGCGTGGAAGGGGCCGCTGAGAGATTAATACGTTCGCTTCCTCTAACTAGAGACAATTAAGCGCGCGCGTGGACCCTGCTATCGACGCACTATGAGAACAAGAGAGAGCTGGCACGCTAAAACTTCGCGTCGTTCACCTCAGTTGCAAAAATGAAAGCAGGTACTGCCGATAAACTTATCCTCATTTACAATGCCGCCACCAGTGCGGTGAACGCTCAGGAGAGACGGTCGACCCATCGGCTCCCATGGATTCGACGTGTTCAACTACCTCGTCACAGAGTTGTTGGATTCCACGACTCGACTCGAGTGGGAGACGCGCTCCGAGGAGTCCGTCGATCCGCCTGATTTCGAAAGCCTGATGAGCTTCATTTCCAAGCGAATCCTCTCCCTTAATGCCGCTCGACCGAAATCTGCACGGGCTCCCGCGGACTCCACAAAGGCAGCAAAGTCACATTTCGCGAAGCGAACCTCCGACGGATCGCAGTGCGTCCTCTGCAAGGGCCGCCACAACGTAATGATGTGCATACAATTCAAATCCAAGTCGGCCAATAAGCGCAAGGCAGTCGCCGAGACGCACCGGTTGTGTTTTAATTGCCTTGGCTCGCACTCCGCTGCTAAATGCCCATCGTCCAAGACATGTTTAACATGCAGGGCCCGACACCATTCCATGCTGCATGCGTACGTGCCGTCACAGGCGACCGAGGTAGCCACAATGTCCGCGACGCGTGGGGACGGTGATCGTAGGGCGATTCTCCTCGCGACCGCTCGAGTCGACGTCACCGATCACCGTGGCGACCCACACACCGTGCGCGCTCTGATTGATCAAAGATCCGAGGTCTCCCTAATCTCCGAGTCCTTGGTGCAACAATTGCACCTGCCAAGATCGCGCTCGTCCGTGTGCATTTTTGGAATCGGTAGTTCAAGGTCCGGAGCCTGTCGCGGAAGGGTCAAACTCACCCTGACATCCAAGGTCAGCGGCGAGAAGATTAACGTCGTCGCATTTATTCTGCCGCGCCTCTCCATCTATCAAGGCTCAGCAGTACAACGCAAGGTCGATTGGCCGCATCTCCGCGGACTCCAGCTAGCGGATCCGGACTTCCTGGCCAACGACGCAATCAAGCTGCTTCTCGGAGCGGAAGTGTGCTCAATTATACTCCGGGAGGGCCTTCGCAGGAGGGATGCAGCGTCTCCCATCGCGCAATGCACCCTACTCGGATGGATTCTCTCCGGAAACTGCGAAGGAAGTCGGTTGGCGTCCAATCGCTCATCCCTTCAGTGCACGGTTGATCGCGACCTGTTCGAGCTCGTTCAATGGTTCTGGGCCCAGGAGAGGGAATCGGCTCCTCGCGAAATCTTCACCCCCGACGAGCAACTGTGCGAGAGCGTGTTCGTGCAGTCTCACAAGCGCACTTCCGTCGGGCGATACATAGTGCGATTGCCGTTCTCTTCCCTTCCTACTTCTCTTGGTGAGACCCGTAGGCCTGCTGAGCGACTGCTGGCCTCCATGGAACGTCGATGCGACGCTGACGCCCAGTTCGGGAGCCTGTACCGGACCTTCCTGAAAGAATACGAGAAGCTACAGCACATGGAACCGACAACCGAACACGCTGACGTAACCAAGCAGAACTTATGCTACTTACCTCACCATGGCGTGCTTCGGGACACAAGCGCCTCCACCAAGCTCCGAGTCGTCTTCAATGGGTTCCAACGCACTAAGTCTGGTGAGTCTCTCAACTCGCACTTGCTTGTCGGGGCCAACCTGCTTCCGCCCCTCGCTGACGTACTGTTGCGTTGGCGATGGCATCGCTACGTCATGGCAATGGACGAGAAGATGTATCGCCAGATCCTTGTGGCACCCGAGAACAGAGATTTTCAGCGCATTCTATGGAGGCACTCACCAAGTGATTCGATCCGCGAGTACCGCCTTAACACCGTTACCTACGGCCTTGCGTGCGTTCCGTTTCTTGCTATCCGCACTCTCCGCCAGCTCGCCGACGACGAGGAAACGCGATTTCCACGCGGCGCCGCCGTGCTGCGCCGCGATTGCTATGTCGACGACATAGTGACCGGAGCCCACTCCAAGCAAGACGGAGTAGCGGTGCAGAAAGAGCTGCGCCAGCTGTGCACAGTGGGCGGGTTTCCCTTGCGGAAGTGGAGCAGCAACTGCCCGGACATATTAGTCGGAATTCCTTCAAATCACTGCCTCTTAGCCGATTCAGTCTCCTGGAAGCACGAGGGTCATGCAACTCTGGGGCTGCATTGGTATCCAGCCGAGGACGCGTTCTCGTTCTCAATCAAGCAGCATTCCATCTCCAACTACACCAAGAGAAGTGTGCTCGCTGAGACCGCCCGATTGTTCGATCCTCTTGGGTGGCTAGCTCCCGTCGTCATTCGGGCCAAGATTCTGATCCAGTCTACCTGGTTACAGAACCTTGAACGGGATGCTCCTCTTCACCCGGGAGATGTTCAGCAATGGCAGCAATTCTTCCAAGAGTTGCCGCAGCTCGCCTCCATCCGAGTCGGTCGCTGGGCGGTGACGAAAACTCAGGATTCGAACTGCATGGCTTCGTCGATGCGTCGGAGCGAGGCTATGCAGCCGTCGCTTACCTCCGTATAGCTCAGACTGACGGAGTTCGCCTGCATTTGCTGGCGGCCAAAACGAAGGTCGCCCCGATAAGACCTATCTCCTTGCCTCGACTGGAGCTCTGTGCGGCCTCATTACTGTCTGATTTAATTATCCACGTTCGCAACACGTTGAGTTTGTTTACAGCTCTTGTTATCTTGTGGTCTGACTCCAAGGTCACACTTGATTGGATACAAGGCCACGCTTCTCGGTGGAAAACTTACGTGGCCAACCGAGTTTCACGCATCCAGGAGCTCCTTCCAGAAGCCTCCTGGCGCCACGTTCCAGGCAGAGACAACCCAGCTGACTGCGCATCCCGAGGAATCTCGCCTGGTGAACTCTTCAAGCACCCACTCTGGTGGACCGGCCCTTGCTGGCTCAGCAAGGACAGAGCGGAGTGGCCATCATCCTCTTGGGAGCCCTCTACCGCCGAGATCATCGAGTGCCAAACCTCGTCGCACGTCGCCCGTATCGAGGAAGTCGCCGAACTCGACGCCTTGACCAGTGTCTCCGCGTTTCACAGGCTTCTTCGCGTCACCGCGTGGTGTCTTCGCTGGCGGCGACCTTGGGACGCAGGCGGTGCCGGATCGTTCCGGATCCAGGCTCGAACCGGACGAGCTCAACCGAGCGCTTCACAGGTGGCTCCGACTTGTCCAAGAACTGCACTATCCCGCTGAAGTCGCAGCCGCCAAAATCAATCAAGCACTCCCTAGTCGAAGTCGGTTAACGGCTTTGAACCCGTTTCTGGATGGCAACGGAATTCTCCGAGTTCGAGGTCGACTCCGGCACGCACTGCTTTCCCACGACGAACGACACCCCATGATCGTCCCGCCGCGATCGCACTTCGCTCGCCTCCTTGTGGAGTCACAGCATCGCCGCAATCTCCATGGCGGAGTGCAACTGACGCTCGCTAGCCTTCGCGACAGATTCTCCCTCAGGGACGCGCTGTGGTCAAGCGAGTGTTGCATCGATGCGTCGTGTGCGCTCGGTGGCGAGCCACCCCTCTGCAGCCACCCATGGGCAATCTTCCGCGAGACAGAGTCAATCCAGCGCGACCTTTCTTGCACACTGGAGTGGACTACGCCGGGCCCATTTCCATTCGAACCAGCAAAGGACGAGGCCAGCGAGCTCACAAAGCCTTTATCGCCATCTTTGTTTGTCTAAGCTCCAAAGCCGTGCACATTGAGGTGGTGTCAGATTACACAGCCGACGTCTTCCTGGCAGCACTTCAAAGATTTACCTCACGGCGGGACTTGTGCACCGACCTTTACTCCGACTGTGGCACTAATTTTATTGGCGCAGACAAGCAGCTCAGGGACTTCTTTCGCGCCTCGTCCTCAGCCAGCATCAACATTGCCAACGCCACTTCTAATGACAACATTCGATGGCACTTCAACCCACTGTCTGCGCCGCACTTCGGTGGCCTCTGGGAAGCTGCGGTGAAATCAACCAAGCACCACATGCGGCGTGTCATCGGCGACTCGACACTCACCTACGAGAAAATGAGCACATTTCTTACGCAAGTGGAGGCGTGCTTAAACTCCAGGCAACTACAACCACTCTCCGATGACCCCGACGACGTATCCGCACTCACTCCAGGTCACTTACTGATCGGCGGTCCGCTCATCTCCATCCCGGAACCTTCACTTACCAGGACAGTCGAATCTTCCCTGTCTCGCTGGCAGCACCTGCAAAAGATGCGTGATCACTTTTGGCAGCGGTGGTCACGCGAATATCTACACGCCCTTGCAATTTGTCCTAAGTGGCACAAGTCCGATCATACCCTGCAATTAGGATCACTGTGCCTCATCCGATCAGAGACAACTTCACCAAGCCGATGGCCTTTAGCCCGCGTCACAAGCCTCCACCCCGGTGAGGACGGCGTCACGCGAGTAGCGACCGTCAAGACAGCATCGTCAGAGCTCCTACGGCCTCTCGTCAAGTTGGTTTTGCTGCCGGTGGACAACGTCGACGCTTGGACAACCTAAACCTGTTAACCATGAAATGGCATCCTCGTAGCTTACCGTGTACGCGCCTTCGCGTTTCCGCTCTCTCCATATCACTCCTCTTTTCGTGCACCTGAACCACCACGTGTCACCAACGTCTTTCATTCATCATAACACAGACTCGTCTCAAGTACAACACTGCGCATCCGCGATCTAGCCCATCAATCAATCGCAGATCGATAATCGACCCGCGCCACCAGCGAGACGCCTGCCGCTCCATCTTACTTCGTCGCAGCGCGACGAGGCGGGCGGGAATGTTCAAGACTCTGCGTGAATCTCTCAACATTAGGAGACTCACGCAAAACGATGCTCGGAAGACGACGGGAATTCGACAGCACACATCGTGAGCCTGgcgaatatttattgtttatccGCTTAATCCCGTTGTTTTCTCCACGCTAAGAACACGCTGTGTGCACTACACGATCACCCGTTGCCGAGCTGCGCATAGTGCGTTGACTCTTGTAGCGCCGCTTTCGGGATGCGCTCGAGAGCCAATCGCGGGTGAAGGCGCGAAAGCGCGCATGGCAAAGGCGCTCTCGAGCGAAAAGGAGCTCCTCCTTTTGCCCCTTCGGTCGTCGCGATGTTTTTGGAGAGTTCATCACTCTTTTGAGAGAACTCCGCCGATCTAGTAAAAGTCAACGGCAGTATCTTTTCCGGAGTCAAGTCCGAAAAGCGTCTCGCGAACCTTACCCGCTCCGCGCGCGAGTGATAACCTTCGTGATTAACGTGCCTACAATTAAGAACTCtgcattaaatgtaaataaaatcagtttttgtgtgactttaaaatacattgaatgaaactaattataattgatatctATTGATATCTCATCCGCTCAACCGCTTTCCTCCTCCTTGGCGCTGTCGCAAacacttataatacacggaaaaaactttatgataaagattactatggtaagtagtaaacgcgggccaagaaggaattatgaaaattgttattatgtttttcatcaaattacgacaatatttacactacttatatgatataattctctgaaatttcttcttacagttcgtggttactatcataaataataaatcatacataatgttactataaaattttctccgtgtaaatttacaaatatatgaatttattaaacgtttgaaaacttataaacaatatttatttaatttaagaaaattttagtatgtaatgtgtgtgtgtgtgggaaGGGgggtgtacatacatacgcaagctaaagaataatcactttgtgacaggaaaatgattatgccTTAGGTCcgcaattttatatcactattactatttacgctgattactatacacgtacacatagaaaaatatgattctagtttaaaaaaaatcaattattcatttttaattttattttttttaataattattttatctttaatgattgaaaagagtattctgttgataataaacaccacactttacataaaacaaataatgtttaacattttcgcgtatgtacacacacacacgcgcgcgcgcgcgcaaattaCATACCAAAAGTTTCttgaattaagaaataatcattttcctgtcacaaaatgattattctttagctcgtgtatgtatgtacccccccccccccctcccacacacacacacacacattacatactaaaattttcttaaattaaataaatattgtttataaatttttaaacatttaataaattcatatatttgtaaatttacacggagaaaattttatagtaaaattatgtatgatttattatttatgatagtaaccacgaactgtaaaaagacatttcagagaattatatcatataagtagtgtaaatattgtcgtaatttgatgaaaaacataataaaaattttcataatttctccttggcccgcgtttactacttaccataataatttttatcataaatttttttccgtgtattgtaagtctatcacaaggattcattttattaaaaatataaatatcctagttatttaatttttaattaaaaatataaagttgaaacaaacattttatttggttgtcatttctattttaatcgaaataaaattttctaatgttttttgaagaagcataaattttgttttaaacatatgataacagcttcttttaaaatttgtaatgacagtttacgacgtttaagactattatcaaaaaaaaattttttattaaaaataatcgttatttattaaaaaaataaatttagtaatcacttctcTAAACATTACAACtaacattttttgtacacatgtatgtatacgtacacacatactttttgtcgttaaaaaattttattttcattaaaaaaggtaaggaactatcataactcgaagggagaatttagcgttacgcgtcgcttgtgcgtagccattgtcgcttgttgtaacaattcctcccgcgcgcctagcaatctcatgGTTCAAGCGCTGGGGAGGGGCGACCGCCGCGGCCGagcgctcggcgcgcttgcatttgccggtaggccgggctaaaacaaaaaattttacaagtcactaacttgttaactattgcgaatggaaaaacggtaaggtacttttttgttcagtttcatgcgctctacctgctcataaacatcccataaaaaaataccagacaccctgtatatacagaGTGTCCCAACGCACGTGGACCATTACACTGGAACCCCGTGTTAGCGtactccgcgttagcggaaactatcccctccatatgcactcggcCCACATGAGTAGCGTGTGTGGGGATAGCAATGCAGTCACGTAGTATGTAAGCAGTTACGACATATTCTTAAAGATTTGTGCAAGATTTTAATctgtaattaattcatttaagaCTAAGAAatggctaatatttttttaaatttaagaatttattattttgtctacatggtcattaaaaattgtctccaaaaattgtttcaaaatattattattgtaatataaataaaaatatatttttatataaatttttatttgaaaaattcacgcacatgtaaataaaatagccaacactaatttaaaataaattgtttaaatgtaatcacataaaaaaagaaacaccgATTGTAATCAAAGCTGGATttctaatttgataatattttatttataaattatatgttggaaaataataataaattaaaagtgtaGGGAATATAAGATATTCGggaatgtaatttattacagagGTACGAGATGTGAGTTTTTCGGAGggctataataataataataataataatagtgacGGGGGCGGTCCTCCTGCGAAGCCCACTTTGGCACTTAGACCGAGTCCATTGTGCCTCCCCGTTATCAGCTGCCCTAGCGGGGCCCCGCTTCCTTCCAAAAGCGGAGCAGATCCGCCACAGGCAGCTGCCTCACCTGGTCCTGTTCTAGAAAACCTGAGCCCAGCAGA
This genomic stretch from Monomorium pharaonis isolate MP-MQ-018 chromosome 4, ASM1337386v2, whole genome shotgun sequence harbors:
- the LOC118645072 gene encoding uncharacterized protein LOC118645072, with protein sequence MGNLPRDRVNPARPFLHTGVDYAGPISIRTSKGRGQRAHKAFIAIFVCLSSKAVHIEVVSDYTADVFLAALQRFTSRRDLCTDLYSDCGTNFIGADKQLRDFFRASSSASINIANATSNDNIRWHFNPLSAPHFGGLWEAAVKSTKHHMRRVIGDSTLTYEKMSTFLTQVEACLNSRQLQPLSDDPDDVSALTPGHLLIGGPLISIPEPSLTRTVESSLSRWQHLQKMRDHFWQRWSREYLHALAICPKWHKSDHTLQLGSLCLIRSETTSPSRWPLARVTSLHPGEDGVTRVATVKTASSELLRPLVKLVLLPVDNVDAWTT
- the LOC118645383 gene encoding uncharacterized protein LOC118645383; the protein is MKAELLDSTTRLEWETRSEESVDPPDFESLMSFISKRILSLNAARPKSARAPADSTKAAKSHFAKRTSDGSQCVLCKGRHNVMMCIQFKSKSANKRKAVAETHRLCFNCLGSHSAAKCPSSKTCLTCRARHHSMLHAYVPSQATEVATMSATRGDGDRRAILLATARVDVTDHRGDPHTVRALIDQRSEVSLISESLVQQLHLPRSRSSVCIFGIGSSRSGACRGRVKLTLTSKVSGEKINVVAFILPRLSIYQGSAVQRKVDWPHLRGLQLADPDFLANDAIKLLLGAEVCSIILREGLRRRDAASPIAQCTLLGWILSGNCEGSRLASNRSSLQCTVDRDLFELVQWFWAQERESAPREIFTPDEQLCESVFVQSHKRTSVGRYIVRLPFSSLPTSLGETRRPAERLLASMERRCDADAQFGSLYRTFLKEYEKLQHMEPTTEHADVTKQNLCYLPHHGVLRDTSASTKLRVVFNGFQRTKSGESLNSHLLVGANLLPPLADVLLRWRWHRYVMAMDEKMYRQILVAPENRDFQRILWRHSPSDSIREYRLNTVTYGLACVPFLAIRTLRQLADDEETRFPRGAAVLRRDCYVDDIVTGAHSKQDGVAVQKELRQLCTVGGFPLRKWSSNCPDILVGIPSNHCLLADSVSWKHEGHATLGLHWYPAEDAFSFSIKQHSISNYTKRSVLAETARLFDPLGWLAPVVIRAKILIQSTWLQNLERDAPLHPGDVQQWQQFFQELPQLASIRVGRWAVTKTQDSNCMASSMRRSEAMQPSLTSLLLSCGLTPRSHLIGYKATLLGGKLTWPTEFHASRSSFQKPPGATFQAETTQLTAHPEESRLVNSSSTHSGGPALAGSARTERSGHHPLGSPLPPRSSSAKPRRTSPVSRKSPNSTP